A section of the Flaviflexus equikiangi genome encodes:
- the steA gene encoding putative cytokinetic ring protein SteA, protein MSWMFRRRSGSTEPDVLGGPVRIDSRTKNLTKRLSGGDVAIIDHEDLDRVSAEALVACAPAAVLNAAKSTSGRYPNLGPGILLDAGIPLIDDLGSQIMDLREGDRVRIEETGSVYRGGDLIAEGTRQTSALNEANMEAARDGIAVQLSAFAHNTMSYLEREQDLILNSVGIPDVRTRFDGRQVLIVVRGYHYKDDLQSLRAYIRDYRPVLVGVDGGADAMLELGLRPDVIVGDMDSVSDTALNCGAEIIVHAYRDGRAPGVKRVEDLGVPYLVFPMTGTSEDAAMILADSKGANLIVAVGTHSSLIEFLDKGREGMASTFLTRLKVGGRLIDAKGASQLYQSRISTWQLLALVIAGVVAMSAAIASTEVGQTAWGLAQAWFLDLWNWFPRLFG, encoded by the coding sequence GTGAGCTGGATGTTTCGTCGTCGATCTGGGTCCACCGAGCCTGATGTGCTCGGCGGGCCCGTCCGCATCGACTCTCGTACCAAGAACCTGACCAAGCGTCTGTCCGGCGGTGATGTCGCCATCATCGATCATGAGGATCTCGACCGTGTCTCCGCGGAGGCGCTCGTCGCCTGCGCTCCCGCCGCTGTCCTCAACGCGGCCAAGTCGACATCGGGACGCTATCCGAACCTTGGCCCGGGAATACTCCTCGACGCCGGTATCCCGCTGATCGATGACCTGGGTTCGCAGATCATGGACCTGCGCGAAGGCGACCGCGTTCGAATCGAGGAGACGGGCTCCGTCTATCGGGGCGGGGATCTTATCGCGGAGGGCACTCGACAGACCTCGGCCCTCAACGAGGCGAACATGGAGGCGGCCCGTGACGGCATCGCCGTGCAGCTGTCCGCCTTCGCACACAACACCATGTCCTACCTCGAGCGGGAACAGGACCTGATCCTCAACTCCGTCGGCATCCCCGACGTGCGGACCCGCTTCGATGGCAGACAGGTGCTGATCGTCGTCCGCGGATACCACTACAAGGACGACCTGCAGTCGCTGCGCGCCTACATCCGCGACTACCGGCCCGTGCTTGTCGGCGTCGACGGCGGCGCGGACGCCATGCTCGAGCTCGGACTGCGCCCCGACGTCATCGTCGGCGACATGGATTCCGTCTCCGACACGGCACTGAACTGCGGTGCGGAGATCATCGTCCACGCATATCGTGACGGGCGGGCCCCCGGCGTGAAACGCGTCGAAGACCTGGGCGTGCCCTACCTCGTGTTCCCGATGACAGGGACGAGCGAAGACGCGGCCATGATTCTCGCCGACTCGAAGGGCGCCAATCTTATCGTCGCTGTGGGAACACACTCCTCTCTCATCGAGTTCCTCGACAAGGGTCGCGAAGGGATGGCGTCGACGTTCCTCACCCGCCTCAAAGTGGGCGGACGCCTGATCGACGCCAAGGGAGCATCCCAGCTCTATCAGTCCCGCATCTCCACCTGGCAGCTCCTTGCCCTCGTCATCGCCGGCGTCGTCGCCATGTCGGCAGCGATCGCATCCACAGAGGTCGGCCAAACGGCCTGGGGCCTCGCGCAAGCCTGGTTCCTCGATCTCTGGAACTGGTTCCCCCGTCTATTCGGTTGA
- the murJ gene encoding murein biosynthesis integral membrane protein MurJ yields MASAAGAAGVIAILTLFSRIVGFGRTVGESWVLGATPTADAYATANNVPNVLFEVAAGGALAGVVVPLLSRCLARGDREEANRTASALVTWVVAVGVPIAVLVVAFAEPLASVLLAGRDDGVVSMAALLLRIFAVQVPLYGLSVVFSGILQAHRRFILPALAPMLSSIVVIGAFAMFWVNGGSEGTEVPVGALLWLGWGTTAGVVAFTAPQLVPVLRLVSLRPTFRFPEGVGAKVVSMASAGFGGLLAQQAAIVLIMVVANTMGGVGAFPIYRYAQALYFLPYAILAVPIATSLFPRISERAALPGRPGLAEFVGASIRFVATVSVIGAGVLIAVAAGAARVFTLVYEMPELEVVVSILAVGIVGYSLLYHTSRVLYALDCPGAVLRVTVAGWAVVCVGVLSAIPLSGGRTLTLYVLAASTAAGMSVAGVLGVRACRRAIGPTVTGGLVRTLSVVIPVSVLSAFIGSLACSFVLDLGEGMLPAMGGAVVGAAVAGAIPVVVTLRADPMTWRVRSWATQD; encoded by the coding sequence ATGGCGTCGGCTGCGGGAGCAGCCGGCGTCATTGCCATTCTCACCCTGTTCTCACGAATCGTGGGCTTCGGGCGCACCGTCGGTGAATCTTGGGTGCTCGGGGCAACCCCGACAGCTGACGCTTACGCCACTGCCAACAATGTTCCCAACGTTCTTTTCGAAGTGGCGGCAGGTGGCGCCCTTGCAGGGGTTGTCGTGCCGCTTCTGTCCCGCTGCCTCGCACGGGGGGACCGGGAGGAGGCGAATCGGACCGCGAGCGCTCTCGTGACGTGGGTCGTGGCCGTGGGCGTGCCGATTGCCGTGCTTGTTGTGGCTTTCGCTGAGCCTCTCGCCTCGGTGCTGTTGGCTGGGCGTGACGATGGTGTCGTCTCCATGGCAGCTCTGCTGCTCCGCATCTTCGCCGTACAGGTTCCCCTCTATGGCCTGTCCGTGGTCTTCTCCGGGATCCTCCAGGCTCATCGCCGTTTCATCCTGCCGGCCCTCGCACCGATGCTGTCATCGATCGTCGTCATCGGTGCCTTCGCCATGTTCTGGGTCAACGGCGGGAGCGAGGGGACGGAGGTTCCTGTCGGAGCTCTCCTGTGGCTCGGCTGGGGGACGACGGCAGGGGTTGTTGCGTTCACCGCGCCGCAGCTCGTTCCTGTTCTCAGGCTCGTTTCCCTTCGTCCGACGTTTCGTTTCCCGGAAGGGGTGGGTGCCAAGGTTGTGTCGATGGCGTCTGCCGGATTCGGGGGTCTGCTCGCACAGCAGGCCGCAATCGTCCTCATCATGGTTGTCGCGAACACGATGGGCGGGGTGGGTGCCTTCCCGATCTATAGGTATGCGCAGGCGCTCTATTTCCTGCCCTACGCGATTCTGGCCGTGCCGATCGCGACGTCGCTGTTCCCGCGGATCTCGGAGCGAGCCGCACTGCCGGGACGGCCAGGCCTGGCCGAGTTCGTCGGTGCGTCGATACGGTTCGTGGCGACGGTGTCCGTCATTGGTGCAGGCGTGCTGATTGCGGTTGCCGCGGGGGCGGCACGGGTTTTCACTCTCGTGTATGAGATGCCGGAGCTGGAGGTCGTCGTGTCGATTCTGGCAGTCGGCATCGTCGGCTATTCGCTGCTCTATCACACGTCCCGTGTGCTCTATGCGCTGGACTGCCCGGGGGCTGTCCTACGGGTGACTGTGGCCGGTTGGGCCGTTGTGTGCGTTGGTGTGCTGTCAGCGATTCCGCTGTCCGGCGGGCGGACTCTCACCCTGTATGTTCTCGCTGCGTCGACTGCGGCGGGGATGAGCGTGGCGGGTGTTCTCGGTGTGCGCGCCTGTCGGCGTGCGATCGGCCCCACCGTGACGGGTGGGCTCGTCCGGACCCTCAGCGTCGTCATACCAGTGTCGGTCCTGTCGGCGTTTATCGGTTCTCTGGCGTGCTCCTTTGTCCTAGACTTGGGCGAGGGAATGCTCCCCGCCATGGGGGGCGCGGTGGTCGGCGCGGCTGTTGCCGGCGCCATTCCTGTCGTCGTGACACTTCGTGCCGATCCGATGACGTGGAGGGTGCGCTCGTGGGCCACTCAGGATTGA
- a CDS encoding NUDIX domain-containing protein, with translation MIDRHDDRHTIHSSDTIYEGNVFSFVSDHLTLEGQDTVLRREYIAHPGAVAIVPMRSGSNGPEVLLLSQYRHPVQAVLWEIPAGLLDKDGEDPLEAAKRELAEEAGLDAETWHVLVDIFSSPGCLSESLRIFLARDLRPSALVYERTEEEADMVHEWVALSDAITAAHDGSLHNATTLTGLLSAASALAGHGTLREPDAPWLR, from the coding sequence GTGATCGACCGCCACGACGACAGGCACACCATCCACTCGAGTGACACCATCTATGAGGGGAACGTGTTTTCTTTCGTCTCCGACCACCTCACACTGGAGGGCCAGGATACGGTCCTGCGCAGGGAATACATCGCCCATCCGGGCGCCGTCGCCATCGTCCCCATGAGAAGCGGGAGCAACGGCCCCGAGGTTCTCCTCCTGTCCCAATATCGCCACCCGGTTCAGGCGGTCCTGTGGGAGATTCCCGCCGGTCTGCTCGACAAGGACGGGGAAGACCCGCTCGAAGCCGCGAAGCGCGAACTGGCAGAAGAAGCGGGCCTGGACGCCGAGACGTGGCATGTTCTCGTCGACATCTTCTCCTCACCAGGGTGTCTCTCCGAGAGCCTGCGCATCTTCCTCGCCCGAGACCTCCGGCCGTCGGCTCTCGTCTATGAGCGGACAGAGGAAGAGGCTGACATGGTGCACGAATGGGTGGCACTCTCCGACGCGATCACGGCCGCCCACGACGGCTCTCTCCACAATGCCACCACTCTCACGGGGCTGCTGTCCGCCGCCTCCGCGCTCGCGGGACACGGCACGCTACGCGAACCGGATGCTCCCTGGCTGAGATAG
- the hisF gene encoding imidazole glycerol phosphate synthase subunit HisF, producing the protein MSVALRVIPCLDVTGGRVVKGVHFENLADAGDPVELAARYGAEGADELTFLDVSASVEDRGTMMEVVTRTAEQVFIPLTVGGGVRSVDDVSRLLGAGADKISVNTAALNRPELLTDIATEFGNQVLVLSVDARRTTDDSLPSGFEVTTHGGRRSAGVDALAWVREAIDRGVGEILLNSMDHDGTTQGFDLDMTAAVREICSVPLIASGGAGTVEDFVRVAAIGVDAVLAASVFHYGTLTISDVKAGLRAAGVEVR; encoded by the coding sequence ATGAGCGTTGCGCTTCGCGTCATCCCGTGCCTGGATGTCACCGGCGGCAGGGTCGTCAAGGGCGTCCATTTCGAGAACCTCGCGGATGCTGGGGATCCGGTGGAACTGGCCGCACGATATGGTGCGGAGGGCGCTGATGAACTCACCTTCCTCGACGTCTCGGCCTCGGTCGAAGATCGCGGAACGATGATGGAGGTGGTGACACGCACCGCCGAACAGGTCTTCATCCCGCTCACGGTCGGCGGCGGGGTGCGGAGCGTCGACGACGTGTCCCGGCTCCTCGGCGCGGGAGCAGACAAGATCTCCGTCAACACGGCCGCTCTCAACCGTCCCGAACTGTTGACCGATATTGCGACAGAATTCGGCAATCAGGTACTCGTCCTCTCGGTCGATGCTCGGCGCACGACGGACGACTCCCTCCCCTCGGGGTTCGAGGTGACAACGCATGGCGGCCGGCGTTCCGCCGGTGTGGACGCTCTCGCATGGGTGCGCGAAGCGATCGATCGCGGCGTGGGTGAGATCCTGTTGAACTCGATGGATCACGACGGGACGACGCAGGGCTTCGATCTTGATATGACGGCGGCGGTTCGAGAGATCTGCTCCGTCCCCCTGATCGCCTCCGGCGGGGCCGGCACCGTCGAGGATTTCGTCCGTGTCGCCGCGATCGGGGTTGATGCCGTCCTCGCGGCCTCCGTCTTCCACTACGGCACACTGACGATCTCGGACGTGAAGGCGGGCCTGCGGGCAGCAGGAGTCGAGGTCCGATGA
- a CDS encoding glycosyltransferase family 4 protein, with amino-acid sequence MNIVQVIQTGDGAMANHVSRLARQLRLAGHDVLVAADADVIDNHDVGESIVIPSRLAGTQVRLLKRLIRRSDVVHAHGSNGGLLAATLLTERRRPAFVVSWHARPGLGRSLLSATSPNGFGVRIADAVSGTSPDLVDIARQVGAKQTWLSYVPSPRVPGLLDTPRLAPDEQRALRARLLAGLPAVASPGRDIDPAKPMVLTVSSLIPRKNVLAVLEAATALRDEVTWVLIGRGDMSIDDQLRLGAISSRAPLVLAGERSDVDDWLAAADVFALPSVWESRPLAVQEAMAAQVPVIATRTGGIPDLLEDAGILFDVDDVGAMVDGVRTLLGNPRLSASLTEAARQRIADQPRSPEIAQLWLSRYTMLVAARGETARD; translated from the coding sequence GTGAACATCGTGCAGGTGATTCAAACCGGTGACGGTGCGATGGCGAACCATGTGTCCCGTCTGGCTCGTCAGCTTCGTCTCGCCGGTCACGACGTCCTCGTCGCTGCCGATGCGGACGTGATCGATAATCATGATGTGGGTGAGTCGATCGTCATCCCCTCCCGGCTTGCCGGCACGCAGGTGCGTCTCCTCAAACGCCTGATCCGCCGGTCCGATGTCGTCCACGCCCATGGGAGCAATGGTGGCCTGTTGGCGGCGACACTTCTCACCGAGCGCCGCAGGCCCGCTTTTGTCGTGTCCTGGCATGCTCGTCCCGGCCTCGGGCGGAGCCTGCTGTCGGCAACATCGCCCAACGGGTTCGGTGTCCGTATCGCTGACGCCGTGTCGGGCACCTCTCCCGATCTTGTCGACATAGCCCGTCAGGTGGGTGCGAAACAGACGTGGCTGTCATATGTTCCGAGTCCTCGAGTGCCGGGCCTGCTCGACACTCCCCGGCTTGCGCCGGACGAGCAGCGGGCCCTGCGGGCACGCCTGCTGGCAGGGCTGCCTGCCGTGGCAAGCCCGGGCCGGGACATCGATCCTGCAAAACCGATGGTGCTGACGGTCTCCTCTCTGATCCCGCGCAAGAACGTGTTGGCTGTGCTCGAGGCGGCGACGGCTCTGCGCGATGAGGTCACGTGGGTGTTGATCGGGCGGGGCGATATGTCGATCGACGACCAGCTTCGACTCGGTGCCATTTCGTCTCGTGCACCCCTCGTCCTTGCCGGTGAACGTTCGGATGTCGATGACTGGCTGGCGGCCGCCGATGTGTTCGCGCTGCCCTCCGTGTGGGAATCCCGTCCGCTCGCTGTGCAGGAGGCGATGGCGGCCCAGGTTCCCGTCATCGCGACTCGTACCGGCGGCATTCCCGACCTGCTGGAGGATGCCGGCATCCTCTTCGACGTCGATGATGTTGGCGCGATGGTGGACGGCGTCAGGACACTCCTGGGCAATCCCCGGCTCTCAGCATCCCTGACCGAAGCGGCCAGGCAGAGGATCGCCGACCAGCCGCGTTCTCCAGAGATCGCCCAGCTCTGGCTCAGCCGCTACACGATGCTGGTGGCGGCTCGCGGGGAGACGGCGCGCGACTGA
- a CDS encoding copper transporter encodes MVDFRYHLVSLIAVFMALAVGVVLGAGPLQNSLGRALNDQVESLRDSRDQARIDADEANQRASAYESGLETLAPEMVADTLTGQSVLLVSMPGASAETVERHRANLIEAGASVTGSVEITEEFFSAERATYRNALAGQLGSYVEPADSPIGTLARGLEFIATTDAQDPGAATLTELFKASDNALIEVKETLTAPATAILVIGPADEDVPAEAETVDETVLLNKIEFLSAIDTPMVFAGNDGTGTLLEALRAGDADVSTVDTPDDATALINVPFALTQELSDSTVTWGVGQSAELVLGSPVELALEPGAEEGEGTAGDPPNENPVEPTADES; translated from the coding sequence ATGGTTGATTTCCGTTACCACCTCGTCTCCCTCATCGCCGTGTTCATGGCGCTCGCGGTCGGCGTCGTGCTCGGCGCTGGGCCGCTGCAGAACTCGCTCGGACGAGCACTGAACGACCAGGTGGAATCCCTGCGAGATTCGCGCGACCAGGCACGGATCGATGCCGATGAAGCGAACCAGCGCGCCTCGGCTTACGAGAGCGGCCTCGAGACTCTGGCGCCGGAGATGGTGGCAGACACCCTGACGGGACAGTCCGTCCTTCTGGTGTCGATGCCGGGGGCAAGCGCCGAGACGGTGGAACGGCACCGCGCGAATCTCATCGAGGCCGGTGCGAGCGTGACTGGATCCGTCGAGATCACCGAGGAGTTCTTCTCCGCTGAGCGGGCAACCTACCGGAACGCGCTTGCGGGCCAGCTCGGATCCTATGTCGAGCCGGCCGATAGCCCGATCGGGACGCTCGCACGCGGCCTCGAGTTCATCGCAACGACGGACGCACAGGATCCCGGCGCGGCGACCCTGACGGAACTGTTCAAGGCTTCAGACAATGCTCTGATCGAGGTGAAGGAGACTCTGACGGCTCCCGCCACTGCGATTCTCGTCATCGGGCCCGCCGATGAAGACGTGCCGGCCGAGGCCGAAACCGTTGATGAGACGGTTCTCTTGAACAAGATCGAATTCCTGTCCGCTATCGACACGCCCATGGTGTTCGCCGGCAACGATGGGACGGGAACACTCCTCGAGGCGCTCCGTGCGGGCGACGCCGACGTGTCGACGGTCGACACGCCGGACGATGCGACTGCTCTCATCAACGTGCCGTTCGCACTGACTCAGGAACTGTCGGATTCGACGGTGACGTGGGGTGTCGGCCAATCCGCAGAACTCGTCCTCGGCAGCCCGGTCGAGCTGGCCCTCGAGCCCGGTGCCGAAGAGGGAGAAGGAACGGCAGGAGACCCTCCGAACGAGAACCCTGTCGAACCGACCGCTGACGAGTCGTGA
- the hisI gene encoding phosphoribosyl-AMP cyclohydrolase: MKYDENGLIPAIIQDHATGRVLMMGWMNEEAFDRTCTTGRVWFWSRSRQEYWRKGDTSGHRQYVRGIEVDCDEDTLLIQVEQIGAACHNGTRSCFDTRTIEAVVNERDAQ; this comes from the coding sequence ATGAAATACGACGAGAACGGACTCATCCCCGCCATCATCCAAGACCACGCGACCGGCCGCGTGCTGATGATGGGATGGATGAACGAGGAGGCTTTCGACCGGACATGCACGACCGGCCGCGTCTGGTTCTGGTCCCGCTCCCGCCAAGAATACTGGCGCAAGGGCGACACGTCCGGCCACCGACAGTACGTGCGCGGCATCGAAGTCGACTGCGACGAGGACACGCTCCTCATCCAGGTCGAGCAGATCGGCGCAGCCTGCCACAACGGCACCAGGTCATGTTTCGATACACGAACGATAGAGGCGGTTGTCAATGAACGCGACGCACAGTAA